From the Lathyrus oleraceus cultivar Zhongwan6 chromosome 4, CAAS_Psat_ZW6_1.0, whole genome shotgun sequence genome, one window contains:
- the LOC127075973 gene encoding probable E3 ubiquitin-protein ligase RHB1A, translating into MGGCCCSARKTHLHGTPVYYYCPPILEERDSLTSNDGPTDSLTAGLLVGLNVEESTPDTYQPPPAPLPYDTVLGGPASTDSKSGRDTVSGSSFETLVTCEDIEECDPKAQAKSAPLSPSKAELCKSIKPQALVIEEEDGCPICLEEYDVENPKTLTKCEHHFHLACILEWMERSDSCPICDQEMIFDQELD; encoded by the exons ATGGGAGGTTGCTGTTGTTCTGCCAGAAAAACGCATCTGCATGGAACTCCAGTGTATTACTAT TGCCCACCAATTTTAGAAGAGCGTGATTCTTTAACCTCTAATGATGGTCCGACCGATTCACTCACTGCTGGATTGCTGGTTGGCTTGAATGTGGAAGAATCCACACCTGATACTTACCAGCCTCCTCCTGCACCACTCCCTTATGATACAGTCTTGGGAGGTCCAGCATCGACAGACTCCAAGTCAGGCAGAGACACAGTTAGTGGTAGTAGTTTTGAAACTTTAGTTACATGCGAAGATATTGAAGAATGTGACCCTAAAGCTCAAGCTAAATCTGCACCATTATCTCCTAGCAAGGCAGAGCTGTGCAAATCAATTAAACCTCAAGCACTGGTGATAGAAGAAGAAGATGGCTGTCCAATCTGCCTTGAAG AATATGATGTTGAGAATCCTAAAACTCTTACCAAATGTGAACACCACTTTCACTTGGCTTGCATTCTTGAGTGGATGGAAAGAAGTGACTCGTGTCCTATATGTGATCAG GAGATGATATTTGATCAGGAACTTGACTAG
- the LOC127075975 gene encoding pentatricopeptide repeat-containing protein At2g46050, mitochondrial, which translates to MFCKLHFFKKKLHFPSFPISFFTKCFSFSSYQPHHPCSSTSRLRASMSIPDQTHLEDHDTVRLFCSNALKISAKKGYLPEGKQLHAHLIKFGFCHVLSLQNQILSVYLKCKETEDAEKLFDGLPVRNVVSWNIMIRGIVGSCDNENELDSKQLCFSYFKRMLLEMVVPDYITLNGLICSCARFYDAEMGIQLHCFTVKVGFDLDCFVGCALVDLYAKCGFVENARRVFCVAPFRDLVMWNVMISCYTFNCLPEEAFNMFNLMRLDVANGDEFTFSSMLSVISDDALGYYDFGKQIHSLVLRQSFDSDVLVASALINMYAKNKNIIDARRVFIEMSIRNVVAWNTMVVGCGNHGDGNEVMRLLREMLREGFLPDELTISSVISSCGYASAITETLQAHAFAVKLLCHDFLSVANSLISAYSKCGSIASAFKCFELTSQPDLVTWTSLIYAYAFHGLAKEATEMFEKMLSRGIIPDKIAFLGVLTACAHRGLVTKGLHYFELMTNVYQIVPDSEHYTCLVDLLGRYGLINEAFEFLNSMPFQAESDTLGAFIGSCKLHSNIALAKLAAEKLFTIEPEKSVNYAVMSNIYAALKHWCDVERVRKMMEDRHDAKVPGCSWIEIGNQVHSFVSNDKSHPNSIETYITLNMLLSPMKE; encoded by the coding sequence ATGTTCTGCAAGCTCCATTTTTTCAAAAAGAAGCTACATTTCCCTTCATTCCCTATCTCATTCTTCACAAAATGCTTCTCTTTCTCTTCCTACCAACCCCATCATCCATGTAGCTCCACAAGCAGACTCAGAGCTTCTATGTCAATTCCTGATCAAACTCATTTAGAAGACCATGACACTGTTCGTTTGTTTTGTTCCAACGCCCTCAAAATCTCAGCCAAAAAGGGTTATCTTCCTGAAGGAAAACAGTTACATGCCCATTTAATAAAGTTTGGATTTTGTCATGTTCTTTCCTTGCAAAATCAGATTTTGAGTGTTTATCTTAAATGTAAAGAAACTGAAGATGCAGAGAAGCTGTTTGATGGATTGCCTGTGAGAAATGTTGTGTCGTGGAATATTATGATTCGCGGTATTGTTGGATCATGTGACAATGAAAATGAATTGGATAGTAAGCAGCTGTGTTTTTCTTATTTTAAAAGGATGCTGTTGGAAATGGTGGTTCCTGATTATATAACTTTAAATGGTTTGATTTGTTCTTGTGCTCGGTTTTATGATGCTGAGATGGGAATTCAGTTGCACTGTTTTACAGTGAAAGTTGGATTTGATTTGGATTGTTTTGTTGGCTGTGCTCTTGTTGATTTATATGCGAAATGTggttttgttgaaaatgctaGGAGGGTGTTTTGTGTTGCTCCTTTTAGAGATTTGGTTATGTGGAATGTGATGATTTCTTGCTATACCTTCAATTGTTTACCAGAAGAGGCTTTTAACATGTTCAATTTGATGCGGTTGGATGTTGCGAACGGGGACGAGTTCACTTTTAGTAGCATGCTCAGTGTAATAAGTGATGATGCTTTGGGATATTATGATTTTGGAAAACAGATTCACAGTCTTGTTCTGAGACAGTCGTTTGACTCAGATGTTTTAGTGGCTAGTGCATTGatcaacatgtatgccaaaaacaaaaatataattgaTGCACGTAGAGTATTCATCGAGATGTCGATTCGAAATGTTGTGGCATGGAACACCATGGTTGTTGGGTGTGGAAATCATGGTGATGGCAATGAAGTTATGAGGCTTCTCAGAGAGATGCTTCGGGAAGGGTTTCTTCCCGATGAATTGACTATTTCCAGCGTTATTAGTTCATGTGGCTACGCTTCTGCCATTACTGAAACACTTCAAGCACATGCTTTTGCGGTTAAGTTATTGTGTCATGATTTTTTATCTGTTGCCAATTCTTTGATCAGTGCTTACTCCAAATGTGGTAGCATTGCTAGTGCATTTAAATGCTTTGAATTAACTTCACAGCCTGATCTAGTTACTTGGACTTCATTGATATATGCATATGCATTCCACGGACTAGCCAAAGAAGCTACTGAGATGTTTGAGAAGATGCTATCTCGTGGCATAATACCGGATAAAATCGCTTTTCTCGGCGTTCTCACTGCTTGTGCTCATCGCGGGCTTGTGACAAAGGGACTTCACTATTTCGAATTAATGACAAATGTGTATCAAATTGTTCCTGATTCAGAACATTACACTTGCCTTGTTGACCTTCTAGGAAGATATGGTCTTATAAACGAAGCTTTTGAATTCTTGAATTCAATGCCATTTCAAGCTGAATCAGATACCTTAGGAGCATTTATTGGATCTTGCAAACTACATTCAAATATAGCATTGGCTAAATTGGCTGCAGAAAAACTGTTCACCATTGAGCCAGAAAAGAGTGTGAACTATGCAGTGATGTCGAACATTTATGCTGCACTGAAACATTGGTGTGATGTGGAAAGAGTTCGAAAAATGATGGAAGACAGACATGATGCAAAAGTTCCAGGTTGTAGTTGGATTGAGATTGGTAATCAAGTTCATTCATTTGTATCCAATGATAAATCACATCCTAATTCGATAGAAACGTATATTACATTAAACATGCTGCTTAGTCCAATGAAGGAGTAA